A genome region from Manihot esculenta cultivar AM560-2 chromosome 5, M.esculenta_v8, whole genome shotgun sequence includes the following:
- the LOC110614855 gene encoding L-cysteine desulfhydrase, translating to MTHYSLGPLLLSKHTVFDTSALSSFERCFRSLPNLPPKPQVTPMENEDPRNGESSRHHQVTKKPRLTQFITESEIQKEFAHHQSGIARINNGSFGSCPGSVLAAQRKWQLKFLQQPDDFYFNTLRKGILHSRTLVKDLINADDVDEVSLVDNATTAAAIVLQQIGRSFADGKFHENDSVLMLHCAYEAVKKSIQAYVTRAGGSVIEVQLPFPVTSDEEIIAEFRKGLQKGKSNGRKVRLAIIDHITSMPSVVTPVRELVKICREEGVDQVFVDAAHAMGSVRVDVKEIGADFYASNLHKWFFCPPSVAFLYCKRTSSSSYVHHPVVSHEYGNGLPIESAWIGTRDYSSQLVIPSALEFINRFEGGVDGIMKRNHEKVVEMGKMLAESWGTKLGASPEMCSSMIMVGLPSRLHVMSQDDALRLRSHLRSNYGVEVPIHYQASRDGEEGWKDNDGLVTAYARISHQVYNTCVDYYKLRNAINQLLDNPQIAQKLLAE from the coding sequence ATGACACATTACTCTTTGGGTCCTTTGCTGCTAAGCAAGCACACAGTGTTCGACACTTCCGCACTTTCAAGTTTCGAGCGGTGTTTCAGATCATTGCCCAATCTTCCTCCCAAACCCCAAGTCACCCCAATGGAAAACGAAGATCCTCGAAACGGTGAGTCGTCTCGCCACCACCAAGTCACGAAGAAGCCCCGGCTCACTCAGTTCATAACCGAATCCGAAATCCAAAAAGAGTTCGCACACCACCAGTCTGGCATAGCCCGAATCAATAACGGGAGCTTCGGAAGCTGCCCCGGGTCGGTGCTTGCCGCCCAGAGGAAGTGGCAACTCAAATTCCTTCAGCAACCGGACGATTTCTACTTCAATACGCTCCGCAAAGGGATTCTCCACTCCCGGACACTGGTTAAAGACCTCATTAATGCCGATGACGTGGACGAGGTCTCACTTGTCGATAATGCCACCACCGCCGCTGCCATCGTCCTCCAGCAGATAGGTCGGTCGTTCGCCGATGGAAAATTCCATGAGAACGACAGTGTATTGATGCTTCACTGCGCTTATGAAGCCGTAAAAAAATCTATACAAGCGTATGTAACTCGTGCCGGCGGATCAGTGATAGAAGTGCAGCTTCCGTTTCCAGTTACCTCCGATGAGGAAATTATCGCTGAGTTCAGGAAAGGATTACAAAAAGGTAAGTCCAATGGTAGAAAAGTTAGGTTAGCAATAATCGATCACATCACTTCAATGCCAAGTGTCGTAACTCCAGTCCGGGAATTGGTTAAAATTTGTAGAGAAGAAGGCGTGGACCAAGTTTTTGTTGATGCAGCTCACGCTATGGGAAGTGTTAGGGTAGATGTTAAAGAAATTGGGGCTGATTTCTACGCTAGCAATTTACACAAATGGTTTTTCTGCCCGCCATCAGTTgcatttttatattgtaaaagaACCAGTTCCTCCTCTTATGTACATCATCCAGTGGTTTCACATGAATATGGAAATGGATTGCCAATAGAGAGTGCTTGGATTGGGACAAGGGATTACAGTTCTCAACTGGTAATACCTTCTGCTTTGGAGTTTATAAATCGATTTGAAGGGGGAGTTGATGGAATAATGAAGAGGAACCATGAGAAGGTTGTTGAGATGGGGAAAATGTTAGCAGAGTCGTGGGGGACAAAACTTGGGGCCTCTCCGGAGATGTGTTCAAGCATGATTATGGTTGGCTTGCCTTCAAGATTGCATGTAATGAGTCAAGATGATGCTTTGAGGTTGAGGTCGCATTTGCGCTCCAATTATGGGGTTGAGGTTCCAATTCATTATCAGGCTTCTAGAGACGGTGAGGAGGGTTGGAAGGATAATGATGGGCTCGTAACGGCCTATGCAAGGATTTCTCATCAGGTCTATAATACGTGTGTGGATTATTACAAGCTAAGAAATGCCATAAATCAACTCCTTGATAATCCACAGATAGCACAAAAGCTTCTTGCAGAGTGA
- the LOC110614854 gene encoding protein transport protein SEC23, translating into MANPPQPSLGYPLTVTPTNPDKSTPQPEKTPISPSPPVLPGASIFPSRNLQQDQNSSPSIKTPNLLSPSNGIKTGSPIPHLSTPPGPPVFTSPVRPAAVPFRTSPATPQPVAFSSGSSLPTSSPPHFSDGSLELQHQVPLAIEDSISLEELPHILFSAHKVLKQKKLANVSSLGFGALISPGRKISPGPQIILRDPHRCQNCGAYANLYCKILLGSGQWQCVICRKLNGSDGEYIAPSKEDLHNFPEMSSTMVDYVQTGNKRPGFVPVSDSRMSAPIVLVIDDCLDEPHLQHLQSSLHAFVDSLPPTARIGIILYGRTVSVYDFSEESMASADVLPGDKSPSQESLKALIYGTGVYLSPMHASKEVAHQIFSSLTPYKLNIAEASRDRCLGTAVEVALGIIQGPSAEMSRGIVKRAGGNSRIIVCAGGPSTYGPGSVPHSFSHPNYPHMEKMALKWMEHLGCEAHRQNTVVDLLCAGTCPVRVPVLQPLAKASGGVLVLHDDFGEAFGVNLQRASTRASGSQGLLEIRCSDDILITQVVGPGEEAHIDTHEAFKNDASLSIQMLSVEETQSFALSMETKGDIKTDWVFFQFAIQYSSLYQADISRVITVRLPTVDSVSSYLGSVQDEVAAVLIAKRTLLRAKNYSAAIDMRATIDERIKDIALKYGSQLQKSKLYRFPKELSLLPEFLFHLRRGPLLGNIVGHEDERSVLRNLFLNASFELSLRMVAPRCLMHREGGTFEELPAYDLAMQSDTAVVLDQGTDVFIWLGAELAADEGRSAAALAACRTLAEELTEVRFPAPRILAFKEGSSQSRYFVSRLIPAHKDPPYEQEARFPQLRSLTTERRTKLKCSFIHFDDPSFCEWMRSLKVVPPEPS; encoded by the exons ATGGCTAATCCACCACAACCGTCTCTTGGTTATCCTCTAACTGTTACTCCCACAAACCCTGATAAGTCAACACCTCAACCTGAGAAAACTCCAATTTCTCCTTCCCCTCCAGTGCTACCTGGAGCCTCTATCTTTCCTTCTCGTAATTTGCAACAAGATCAGAACTCTTCCCCCTCGATCAAAACCCCAAATTTACTATCACCATCCAATGGGATCAAAACTGGAAGTCCAATTCCTCATTTAAGCACTCCCCCAGGCCCTCCTGTTTTCACTTCACCAGTGAGGCCTGCTGCTGTGCCTTTCCGGACTTCTCCTGCAACACCTCAGCCAGTTGCTTTCTCATCAGGATCATCGTTGCCAACATCATCACCACCCCATTTCTCAGATGGGTCACTTGAATTGCAGCACCAAGTTCCCCTAGCAATAGAGGATTCAATATCTCTTGAGGAGTTACCACATATCTTGTTCTCTGCTCACAAG GTGTTGAAGCAGAAGAAACTTGCAAATGTATCCAGTTTGGGTTTTGGGGCATTGATTTCTCCTGGGAGGAAGATTTCACCAGGTCCTCAGATAATACTGCGTGATCCCCATCGCTGCCAAAATTGTGGAGCTTATGCAAATCTTTATTGCAAAATATTACTTGGTTCAGGCCAGTGGCAATGTGTGATTTGCAGGAAATTGAATGGAAGTGATGGTGAATACATAGCTCCAAGCAAAGAAGATCTTCATAACTTCCCAGAAATGTCATCAACCATGGTTGACTATGTTCAAACTGGGAACAAGAGACCTGGTTTTGTTCCAGTTTCTGATTCCAGAATGTCTGCACCCATAGTTCTTGTTATAGATGACTGTTTGGATGAACCACACCTGCAACATTTGCAGAGCTCCTTGCATGCGTTTGTTGATTCACTTCCCCCAACAGCAAGAATTGGAATCATATTGTATGGCCGCACAGTATCAGTTTATGATTTTTCAGAGGAATCAATGGCATCTGCTGATGTACTTCCAGGTGATAAATCACCTTCTCAGGAATCCTTGAAAGCATTGATCTATGGAACTGGTGTGTACTTATCACCAATGCATGCTTCAAAAGAAGTAGCACACCAAATTTTTTCATCACTAACACCATATAAATTGAACATTGCGGAAGCTTCAAGAGATCGGTGCCTGGGTACTGCAGTTGAGGTTGCACTGGGTATAATTCAAGGACCATCTGCAGAAATGTCTCGAGGCATAGTCAAAAGGGCTGGAGGTAATAGCAGAATTATTGTCTGTGCTGGTGGACCTAGTACTTATGGTCCTGGATCAGTCCCTCATTCTTTTAGTCACCCAAATTATCCTCATATGGAAAAGATGGCATTGAAATGGATGGAACATCTGGGTTGTGAAGCTCATCGACAGAATACAGTGGTTGACCTTTTATGTGCTGGAACATGTCCTGTTAGAGTTCCAGTTTTGCAGCCTCTTGCAAAAGCTTCTGGGGGTGTTTTGGTTCTTCATGATGACTTTGGAGAAGCATTTGGTGTAAACTTGCAAAGAGCATCTACCAGGGCATCGGGTTCCCAGGGATTATTGGAGATTCGGTGTTCTGATGATATTCTTATTACTCAAGTTGTGGGTCCTGGTGAAGAGGCACATATAGACACTCATGAAGCTTTCAAAAATGATGCTTCTCTCTCCATTCAAATGTTAAGTGTAGAAGAAACCCAGAGCTTTGCTCTCTCTATGGAAACTAAAGGAGACATCAAGACCGATTGGGTATTTTTCCAGTTTGCAATTCAATACTCAAGCCTTTATCAAGCTGATATTTCAAGAGTTATTACTGTCAGATTGCCTACCGTTGATAGTGTTTCATCATATCTTGGAAGTGTTCAAGATGAAGTAGCTGCAGTCCTTATTGCCAAGAGGACTCTTTTGCGAGCCAAAAACTATTCTGCTGCAATTGATATGCGGGCGACAATAGATGAGAGAATTAAAGATATTGCTTTGAAATATGGGTCCCAATTACAGAAGTCAAAACTTTATCGATTCCCCAAGGAACTCTCATTGTTGCCAGAGTTCCTTTTTCATCTTAGAAGGGGACCACTTTTGGGGAACATTGTTGGACATGAAGATGAGAGGTCTGTATTACGGAATTTGTTTCTCAATGCATCTTTTGAGCTTTCACTCCGTATGGTAGCGCCTCGTTGTTTAATGCATCGGGAAGGGGGCACTTTTGAAGAATTACCTGCTTATGACCTGGCAATGCAGTCTGATACAGCTGTTGTTCTTGACCAGGGTACTGATGTCTTCATTTGGTTG GGTGCTGAATTAGCTGCTGATGAAGGAAGAAGTGCAGCTGCTTTGGCAGCTTGCAGAACATTGGCTGAAGAGCTCACTGAAGTGCGATTTCCAGCTCCTAGGATCCTTGCATTTAAG GAGGGGAGCTCTCAATCTCGATACTTTGTTTCTCGCCTCATACCAGCACACAAGGATCCTCCTTATGAGCAG GAGGCAAGATTTCCACAGCTTCGATCTTTAACGACAGAACGGCGGACGAAGCTCAAATGCAGCTTTATTCACTTTGATGATCCTAGTTTCTGTGAGTGGATGCGAAGCTTGAAAGTGGTGCCACCGGAACCAAGTTAA
- the LOC110614400 gene encoding protein translocase subunit SECA1, chloroplastic isoform X2 produces MAAPLCDPPLVNRFPSVSSFSPKSFLANENYRLETHLRSSFLGAKSLQMFRSAAKTSKLGSNGRRRMLAMASLGGFLGGMFKGTDTGESTRQQYAPTVTLINGLEAEMSALSDSKLREKTSSLKERAQMGESLDSLLPEAFAVVREASKRVLGLRPFDVQLIGGMVLHKGEIAEMRTGEGKTLVAILPAYLNALSGKGVHVVTVNDYLARRDCEWVGQVPRFLGLKVGLIQQNMTSEQRRENYLCDITYVTNSELGFDFLRDNLATSVEELVLRSFNYCIIDEVDSILIDEARTPLIISGPAEKPSDRYYKAAKVASAFERDIHYTVDEKQKTVLLTEQGYEDAEEILDVKDMYDPREQWALYILNAIKAKELFLRDVNYIIRGKEVLIVDEFTGRVMQGRRWSDGLHQAVEAKEGLPIQNETVTLASISYQNFFLQFPKLCGMTGTAATESTEFESIYKLKVTIVPTNKPMIRKDESDVVFRATTGKWRAVVVEISRMHKTGRPVLVGTTSVEQSDALSEQLCEAGIPHEVLNAKPENVEREAEIVAQSGRVGAVTIATNMAGRGTDIILGGNAEFMARLKLREMLMPRVVKPTEGGFVSVKKLPPRKTWKVNESLFPCNLTNENTNLAEEAIQLAVKTWGQRSLTELEAEDRLSYSCEKGPAQDEVIAKLRYAFLGIVREYKVYTEEERKKVISAGGLHVVGTERHESRRIDNQLRGRSGRQGDPGSSRFFLSLEDNIFRIFGGDRIQGLMRAFRVEDLPIESKMLTKALDEAQRKVENYFFDIRKQLFEYDEVLNSQRDRVYAERRRALQSDNLQSLIIEYAELTMDDILEVLLPAE; encoded by the exons ATGGCTGCACCATTATGCGACCCGCCTTTAGTCAACCGCTTTCCCTCagtttcttctttctctccaaAGTCTTTCCTTGCCAACGAAAATTACCGTTTGGAGACTCATCTTCGTTCCTCTTTTCTCGGTGCTAAATCCCTCCAAATGTTCCGTTCTGCAGCTAAGACATCGAAATTGGGGAGTAATGGAAGGCGGAGGATGCTTGCCATGGCTTCATTAGGAGGTTTTCTGGGTGGGATGTTTAAAGGCACGGATACTGGGGAGTCCACGAGGCAGCAGTATGCTCCAACTGTTACCCTTATTAATGGATTGGAAGCTGAGATGTCTGCATTGTCTGATTCGAAACTGAGAGAAAAGACTTCTTCGTTGAAGGAGCGTGCCCAAATGGGTGAATCCTTGGATTCTCTTTTACCT GAAGCATTTGCCGTGGTAAGGGAGGCTTCAAAGAGGGTTTTAGGGCTTCGTCCCTTTGATGTGCAACTGATAG GTGGCATGGTTCTTCACAAGGGAGAAATCGCTGAAATGAGAACTGGAGAGGGAAAGACACTTGTTGCCATCTTACCAGCTTATTTGAATGCATTAAGTGGTAAAGGAGTTCATGTTGTGACTGTCAATGATTATTTGGCACGGAGAGATTGTGAATGGGTTGGTCAAGTTCCCCGCTTTCTTGGTTTGAAGGTTGGCCTAATCCAAC AAAACATGACAAGTGAACAAAGAAGGGAGAATTATTTGTGTGATATCACATACGTCACCAACAGCGAGCTTGGTTTTGATTTCTTGAGAGATAATCTTGCCACG AGTGTTGAGGAGCTTGTCCTAAGAAGTTTCAATTACTGTATAATTGATGAAGTTGATTCCATCCTCATTGATGAAGCAAGAACTCCTCTCATCATATCTGGACCTGCAGAGAAACCTAGTGATCGATATTATAAGGCTGCAAAAGTAGCCTCAGCTTTTGAAAGAGATATACATTACACT GTGGATGAGAAGCAGAAAACAGTTCTTCTCACAGAACAGGGTTACGAGGATGCTGAAGAAATTTTGGATGTAAAAGACATGTATGATCCCCGAGAACAATGGGCATTGTATATTCTGAATGCAATAAAAGCAAAGGAGTTATTTCTTAGAGATGTTAATTATATCATACGTGGCAAGGAGGTGCTTATTGTAGATGAATTTACAGGCCGAGTTATGCAG GGGAGGAGATGGAGCGATGGACTTCACCAAGCAGTTGAAGCAAAAGAAGGTTTGCCCATCCAAAATGAAACTGTGACCTTGGCGTCTATTAGTTACCAAAACTTCTTTCTCCAG TTCCCGAAACTCTGTGGAATGACTGGCACTGCAGCAACTGAAAGCACAGAATTTGAAAGTATATACAAACTTAAAGTTACAATTGTGCCTACAAACAAGCCCATGATAAGAAAG GATGAATCTGATGTAGTTTTCAGGGCAACTACTGGGAAATGGCGGGCAGTTGTGGTAGAGATTTCAAGAATGCACAAAACAGGTCGACCAGTGCTTGTTGGCACAACAAGTGTTGAGCAGAGTGATGCACTGTCAGAACAGTTATGCGAAGCTGGAATTCCTCATGAG GTTCTCAATGCAAAACCAGAAAATGTGGAGAGAGAAGCAGAGATTGTAGCACAGAGTGGACGCGTGGGGGCAGTTACAATTGCGACAAATATGGCAGGTCGTGGAACTGATATTATTCTTGGTGGAAATGCAGAATTTATGGCAAGGTTGAAGCTACGGGAAATGCTTATGCCAAG AGTCGTTAAGCCAACTGAAGGAGGTTTTGTATCAGTAAAGAAACTTCCTCCAAGGAAGACATGGAAG GTCAATGAAAGTTTGTTTCCATGCAATCTAACTAATGAGAATACTAACTTGGCTGAGGAAGCTATCCAGTTGGCTGTAAAAACTTGGGGCCAGAGGTCATTGACTGAACTTGAAGCAGAGGACCGCCTATCTTACTCCTGTGAAAAG GGCCCTGCTCAAGATGAAGTCATAGCCAAGCTGCGTTATGCCTTTCTAGGGATTGTAAGAGAATATAAGGTCTATACTGaggaagaaaggaagaag GTTATATCAGCTGGTGGACTACATGTGGTTGGCACAGAAAGACATGAATCACGGCGAATTGATAATCAG CTTCGTGGTCGAAGTGGTCGCCAAGGGGATCCTGGAAGTTCCCGCTTTTTCCTAAGTCTTGAAGATAACATTTTTAGAATTTTCGGTGGTGATCGTATCCAG GGATTGATGAGAGCTTTTAGAGTTGAAGACCTACCAATTGAGTCCAAGATGCTAACAAAAGCACTAGATGAAGCACAGAGGAAAgtggaaaattatttttttgatattCGGAAGCAATTATTTGAGTATGATGAAGTCCTGAATAGCCAAAGAGATAGGGTGTACGCAGAGAGAAGACGAGCTCTTCAATCCGACAATCTTCAGTCTCTTATTATTGAATATGCTGAGTTGACTATGGATGACATCTTGGAG gtACTGCTACCTGCTGAATGA
- the LOC110614401 gene encoding uncharacterized protein LOC110614401 yields MGNKNRASKNAKDASKSGFVPQEQDCYEGERLVRLLKLINGAIESAKLLDGNSLPEKFWFKQRFAIGVNEVTRVLERMSPTVEMEGFGQKPPPHVISTQHRKPTAVQLQAIVIAHDCNPKWLMKHLPSLASSRKVPVIFVKDGKKGSLRLGELVKLKTAIAIGVKDKGNSINQVVEEILNGGNELNLQTHCLNSSETPTAPCQ; encoded by the exons ATGGGAAACAAAAATAGAGCTTCTAAAAATGCTAAAGACGCCTCGAAATCTGGCTTCGTTCCTCAAGAACAAGA TTGCTATGAAGGGGAGCGTTTAGTTCGTTTGCTGAAACTAATTAATGG GGCAATAGAGTCCGCGAAGCTTCTGGATGGAAACTCGCTGCCGGAGAAATTTTGGTTTAAG CAACGATTTGCCATTGGGGTCAATGAAGTGACTCGTGTTCTTGAACGGATGTCGCCTACGGTGGAGATGGAAGGGTTCGGTCAAAAGCCGCCGCCTCATGTTATCTCCACACAGCATCGTAAACCGACTGCAGTTCAGCTTCAG GCCATAGTGATAGCTCACGACTGCAACCCAAAATGGCTAATGAAGCATCTGCCAAGCTTGGCTTCTTCAAGGAAGGTACCGGTGATCTTTGTTAAAGATGGGAAAAAGGGATCCTTGAGATTAGGTGAACTTGTCAAACTGAAAACAGCAATTGCCATTGGAGTGAAA GATAAAGGAAATTCCATAAATCAAGTTGTTGAGGAAATTCTTAACGGTGGCAATGAGTTGAACCTTCAAACACATTGCCTGAATTCTTCAGAGACACCTACTGCTCCCTGTCAATGA
- the LOC110614400 gene encoding protein translocase subunit SECA1, chloroplastic isoform X1, translated as MAAPLCDPPLVNRFPSVSSFSPKSFLANENYRLETHLRSSFLGAKSLQMFRSAAKTSKLGSNGRRRMLAMASLGGFLGGMFKGTDTGESTRQQYAPTVTLINGLEAEMSALSDSKLREKTSSLKERAQMGESLDSLLPEAFAVVREASKRVLGLRPFDVQLIGGMVLHKGEIAEMRTGEGKTLVAILPAYLNALSGKGVHVVTVNDYLARRDCEWVGQVPRFLGLKVGLIQQNMTSEQRRENYLCDITYVTNSELGFDFLRDNLATSVEELVLRSFNYCIIDEVDSILIDEARTPLIISGPAEKPSDRYYKAAKVASAFERDIHYTVDEKQKTVLLTEQGYEDAEEILDVKDMYDPREQWALYILNAIKAKELFLRDVNYIIRGKEVLIVDEFTGRVMQGRRWSDGLHQAVEAKEGLPIQNETVTLASISYQNFFLQFPKLCGMTGTAATESTEFESIYKLKVTIVPTNKPMIRKDESDVVFRATTGKWRAVVVEISRMHKTGRPVLVGTTSVEQSDALSEQLCEAGIPHEVLNAKPENVEREAEIVAQSGRVGAVTIATNMAGRGTDIILGGNAEFMARLKLREMLMPRVVKPTEGGFVSVKKLPPRKTWKVNESLFPCNLTNENTNLAEEAIQLAVKTWGQRSLTELEAEDRLSYSCEKGPAQDEVIAKLRYAFLGIVREYKVYTEEERKKVISAGGLHVVGTERHESRRIDNQLRGRSGRQGDPGSSRFFLSLEDNIFRIFGGDRIQGLMRAFRVEDLPIESKMLTKALDEAQRKVENYFFDIRKQLFEYDEVLNSQRDRVYAERRRALQSDNLQSLIIEYAELTMDDILEANIGSDAPKESWDLEKLISKVQQYCYLLNDLIPDMLRSKCSSYEDLQNYLRLRGREAYLQKRDIVEQEAPGLMTEAERFLILSNIDRLWKEHLQALKFVQQAVGLRGYAQRDPLIEYKLEGYNLFLDMMAQIRRNVIYSIYQFQPVLVKKDQEQSQNEKAAKLVTNGRGGKKKASPANVAESSSAASPQASA; from the exons ATGGCTGCACCATTATGCGACCCGCCTTTAGTCAACCGCTTTCCCTCagtttcttctttctctccaaAGTCTTTCCTTGCCAACGAAAATTACCGTTTGGAGACTCATCTTCGTTCCTCTTTTCTCGGTGCTAAATCCCTCCAAATGTTCCGTTCTGCAGCTAAGACATCGAAATTGGGGAGTAATGGAAGGCGGAGGATGCTTGCCATGGCTTCATTAGGAGGTTTTCTGGGTGGGATGTTTAAAGGCACGGATACTGGGGAGTCCACGAGGCAGCAGTATGCTCCAACTGTTACCCTTATTAATGGATTGGAAGCTGAGATGTCTGCATTGTCTGATTCGAAACTGAGAGAAAAGACTTCTTCGTTGAAGGAGCGTGCCCAAATGGGTGAATCCTTGGATTCTCTTTTACCT GAAGCATTTGCCGTGGTAAGGGAGGCTTCAAAGAGGGTTTTAGGGCTTCGTCCCTTTGATGTGCAACTGATAG GTGGCATGGTTCTTCACAAGGGAGAAATCGCTGAAATGAGAACTGGAGAGGGAAAGACACTTGTTGCCATCTTACCAGCTTATTTGAATGCATTAAGTGGTAAAGGAGTTCATGTTGTGACTGTCAATGATTATTTGGCACGGAGAGATTGTGAATGGGTTGGTCAAGTTCCCCGCTTTCTTGGTTTGAAGGTTGGCCTAATCCAAC AAAACATGACAAGTGAACAAAGAAGGGAGAATTATTTGTGTGATATCACATACGTCACCAACAGCGAGCTTGGTTTTGATTTCTTGAGAGATAATCTTGCCACG AGTGTTGAGGAGCTTGTCCTAAGAAGTTTCAATTACTGTATAATTGATGAAGTTGATTCCATCCTCATTGATGAAGCAAGAACTCCTCTCATCATATCTGGACCTGCAGAGAAACCTAGTGATCGATATTATAAGGCTGCAAAAGTAGCCTCAGCTTTTGAAAGAGATATACATTACACT GTGGATGAGAAGCAGAAAACAGTTCTTCTCACAGAACAGGGTTACGAGGATGCTGAAGAAATTTTGGATGTAAAAGACATGTATGATCCCCGAGAACAATGGGCATTGTATATTCTGAATGCAATAAAAGCAAAGGAGTTATTTCTTAGAGATGTTAATTATATCATACGTGGCAAGGAGGTGCTTATTGTAGATGAATTTACAGGCCGAGTTATGCAG GGGAGGAGATGGAGCGATGGACTTCACCAAGCAGTTGAAGCAAAAGAAGGTTTGCCCATCCAAAATGAAACTGTGACCTTGGCGTCTATTAGTTACCAAAACTTCTTTCTCCAG TTCCCGAAACTCTGTGGAATGACTGGCACTGCAGCAACTGAAAGCACAGAATTTGAAAGTATATACAAACTTAAAGTTACAATTGTGCCTACAAACAAGCCCATGATAAGAAAG GATGAATCTGATGTAGTTTTCAGGGCAACTACTGGGAAATGGCGGGCAGTTGTGGTAGAGATTTCAAGAATGCACAAAACAGGTCGACCAGTGCTTGTTGGCACAACAAGTGTTGAGCAGAGTGATGCACTGTCAGAACAGTTATGCGAAGCTGGAATTCCTCATGAG GTTCTCAATGCAAAACCAGAAAATGTGGAGAGAGAAGCAGAGATTGTAGCACAGAGTGGACGCGTGGGGGCAGTTACAATTGCGACAAATATGGCAGGTCGTGGAACTGATATTATTCTTGGTGGAAATGCAGAATTTATGGCAAGGTTGAAGCTACGGGAAATGCTTATGCCAAG AGTCGTTAAGCCAACTGAAGGAGGTTTTGTATCAGTAAAGAAACTTCCTCCAAGGAAGACATGGAAG GTCAATGAAAGTTTGTTTCCATGCAATCTAACTAATGAGAATACTAACTTGGCTGAGGAAGCTATCCAGTTGGCTGTAAAAACTTGGGGCCAGAGGTCATTGACTGAACTTGAAGCAGAGGACCGCCTATCTTACTCCTGTGAAAAG GGCCCTGCTCAAGATGAAGTCATAGCCAAGCTGCGTTATGCCTTTCTAGGGATTGTAAGAGAATATAAGGTCTATACTGaggaagaaaggaagaag GTTATATCAGCTGGTGGACTACATGTGGTTGGCACAGAAAGACATGAATCACGGCGAATTGATAATCAG CTTCGTGGTCGAAGTGGTCGCCAAGGGGATCCTGGAAGTTCCCGCTTTTTCCTAAGTCTTGAAGATAACATTTTTAGAATTTTCGGTGGTGATCGTATCCAG GGATTGATGAGAGCTTTTAGAGTTGAAGACCTACCAATTGAGTCCAAGATGCTAACAAAAGCACTAGATGAAGCACAGAGGAAAgtggaaaattatttttttgatattCGGAAGCAATTATTTGAGTATGATGAAGTCCTGAATAGCCAAAGAGATAGGGTGTACGCAGAGAGAAGACGAGCTCTTCAATCCGACAATCTTCAGTCTCTTATTATTGAATATGCTGAGTTGACTATGGATGACATCTTGGAG GCAAATATTGGTTCTGATGCACCAAAAGAAAGTTGGGATCTTGAAAAGCTCATTTCAAAGGTTCAACA gtACTGCTACCTGCTGAATGATTTGATCCCTGATATGTTGAGAAGTAAGTGTTCAAGCTATGAGGACTTGCAGAATTATCTTCGTCTTCGAGGTCGTGAAGCATATTTGCAAAAAAGG GATATTGTGGAACAAGAAGCACCAGGCTTGATGACTGAAGCCGAAAGATTCTTGATTTTGAGCAATATTGATCGCTTGTGGAAGGAACACTTGCAGGCACTCAAGTTTGTTCAGCAAGCCGTAGGATTGCGAGGATATGCACAACGTGATCCGCTCATCGAGTATAAGCTAGAAGGCTATAATCTCTTCTTGGATATGATGGCTCAGATAAGAAGAAATGTTATATACTCCATATATCAG TTTCAACCTGTACTGGTAAAGAAGGATCAGGAGCAAAGCCAGAATGAGAAGGCAGCCAAACTTGTCACAAATGGTAGAGGTGGTAAGAAGAAAGCTAGTCCTGCCAATGTTGCGGAGTCCTCTTCAGCTGCAAGCCCCCAGGCTAGTGCATGA